ACTCAAGGGGCGCCGGCCGGAGCGACGGGATCTCGGGAGCGCTCCGGACGACGGCGCTCGGAACGGGGCGTCGAGCATCGACGCCCCGGGCGGTCCCCTGTCCACTGGACGGCCTCGAACGTCGCCCCCATAATCCCCCGTCGTGAATCCGCACCGGAAAGCCGCCGACGAACCCGGTTCCGCGATTCCCGGCCGGGACCGATTGAGAGTCCTGGCGGCCGCCGCCCTCCTCGCCGCGGCGAGCATCGTCGTCTACCTGCCCGCGCTCGACGGATCGTTCGTCTCCGACGATCGCCAGAACGTCGAGCGCAACGACCGTCTCAGGACGGCCGGCGGTCTCGGGGAGACCTGGGTGGAGCTCCGGGGGCCCCAGGGTATCTACTACCCGCTCACCTACACCTCGTACTGGATCGAGCACCACCTCTGGGGCTCCGAGCCGCGCGGCTACCACGCGGTCAACATCGTCCTCCATGCGCTGAACGCTCTCCTGCTCTGGCGCGTGCTCCGCGGACTCGGGATCGGAGGAGCCTGGTTCGCCTCGGCGGCGTTCGCGCTGCATCCGGTCCAGGTCGAGTCGGTGGCCTGGATCACGGAGCGGCGCAACGTCCTCTCCACGCTCTTCCTGCTCGCCGCCTTGTGGGCCTACTTCCGCTCGCGTCCCGTCGAGGGCGAGACGCCGTCGCGCGCGACGGGCCGTATCTGGTACGCCCTGACCCTCGTGGCATTCTCCGCGGCGCTCCTGTCGAAGACGGTGACGCTGGTCCTGCCCCCTGCCGTCCTCCTGCTGGTCGGGTGGAAGAGGGGCCGGCTGACCGGCCGCGACATGGCGAGCGTGACGCCGCTGTTCGCGCTGGGCCTGGCGGCCGGGGTGGTGACATGGGTGGCGGAGCGCGGCCTGGTCCGCGGGGTGGGGGTGGCCTGGCTTCACCGGGATCTCGCCGAGCGGCTCGCTCTGGCGGGGCGCCTCGTGGGGTTCTACGCGGGGAAGGTCGCGTGGCCGGCGAAGCTGGCCTTCGTCTACCCGCGCTCCGAGATCGATCCCCATCGTTGGGCGTCCTGGCTTCCCCTCCTCGCCGTCGTGGCCGTCCTTGCCGCGCTGGTCGCCGCGCGGCGGCGGATCGGGAGGGCCCCGCTGGCCGCGGCTCTTTGGTTCTTCCTGACGCTGCTACCCGTTCTCGGCCTCGTGGACTACTTCTACCTGATCTACTCGGACGCCGCGGACCGGTTCCTTTACTTGCCGAGCCTGGGCCCGATCGTGTGGGTCGCGGCGGCCGCGACCGCTCTGGCGTCCTCCCGCGGCGCGCGCGGACGCCGGCTGGGCCTCGTGCTGGGACTGGCCTCGCTCGCGGCGCTCGGAGCGTGCACCCTGAAACGAAGCGCCGCGTTCGCCACGCCGGAATCGCTGTACGCGGACGCGGTCGCGAAGTACCCAGGATCGTGGGGCGCCCAGCTGTCCCTCGGCTCGATCCTGGTTGGCAAGGGCCGGTCCGCCGAGGCGATCCCGCATCTCGAGGCGTCGCGGAGCCTCCAGCCGACGGTGCCCGGAGCGAGCGCGTACCTCGCGGTCGCGTACGCTCAGGTCGGCCGTGTCCAGGACGCCCTCGCCATGTTCGACGACGCGTTGCGCCTTTACCCGGGCGATCTGTTCGCACGCGCCAACCTCGGCCTGACCCTCGTCCGCCTGGGGCGTGACGAGGAGGCGGCGGCCGCGCTTCGGCGCGTTCTCGAGGCCGACCCGACCTACACCGGCACCCGCCAGACGCTCCTCACCGTCCTCCTTCGACTGGTCGCCGCGCGGGGGAGCGCGGGGCAAGCGGGCGAGGCCGTCGCGTTCGCGAGGGAGGCGCGCGATCTGGCCGAATCGCCCGATCTCCGCGTGCGGCTCGACGCCTTCATCCGAAACGGGGGGACCGTGCCTCCTTGACCCTGCCGCGGCGCCTCCCGTTCCGCGCCCGCCGAAGCTACCGCTTCTCCACCCCGGTCTTGTCGTCGGGATTCGTGAGATTGCGAGAGGGGGGCGGCGGCGGCCACGTCGGCTTCTTCTCCTCGACCCGCTTCATCACCTCCTGGATCGCGCGCTCGAGCTGGGCGTCCTTCCCGGCCATCTCGTCCTGCGGGAGGTTGTCCACCACGATGTCCGGATCGACGCCGTGGTTCTCCATGATCCACTGGCCTTTGAGGTTGTAGGAGCTGAACTCGGGCATGGTGACGTAGCCTCCGTCCACGAGGTTCGGCCCGAGGCCGCGGATACCGACGACGCCTCCCCACGTGCGGGTGCCGATGAGGGGGCCGAGTCCGTACTCGCGGAAGTAGTAGGGGAAGATGTCGCCGTCCGACGCCGAGTACATGTTCAGCAGGCAGACCATCGGGCCGTTGAACGCGGCGTCCGGGTACGTGCCGGGCCTCCCGCCGCGCGGCGCGCCCATCCCCATCACGACCCGCCGCAGGCGCTCCAGGACCATCTGCGAGACGAAGCCGCCGCCGTTGAACCGGTCGTCGACGATGAGCCCTTCCTTCCGGATCTGCGGGAAGTACTGCCGGATGAACTCCTGCAACCCCTCGCCGCCCATGTTCGGGATGTGAACGTATCCCACCCGGCCGCCCGTGGCCTGATCGACCTTCTTGCGATTCCCTTCGACCCAGTCGGCGTAACGCAGGTCCTGCTCGCCGGCGAGCGGCCGCACCGTGACCTCCCGCGCCCCGTCGCGCGACGGCCTGGAGTTCACGAGCAGCGTGACCGTGTGCCCCGGGGTCTCGACGAGAAAGCGATACGGGTCGTCCGACGCCGTGAGGTCCTTCCCGTCGATGGCAAGCAGGTAATCGCCGGCCGAGACCCTGATGCCGGGCTCGGCCAACGGGGAGCGGCGGCTCTCGATCCACGGCTGACCCTCGAGGATCCGCGCGATCCTGAACCGGCCTGCCTCGGGATCGGGCTCGAGGTCGGCGCCGAGCGCACCCACCGGCACTTTGTCGGGTCGCGGAGCGTCGCCGCCACCGGTGTACGCGTGCCCGCTCTCCAGCTCACCGATCAATTCGCCGAGGACGTAGGTCAGGTCGGCCCGGTGGCTCACGTAGGGGAGGAGCGGCTCGTAGCGCCGCCTCATCGCCGGCCAGTCGATCTTCCCCATGTCCGGGAGGTAGAAGAAGTCGCGCTCGCGCCGCCAGGTCTCCGCGAAGATCTGCCGCCACTCGGCCTCGGGGTCGAGCTCCATGCGCAGGCCGGAGAGGTCGAGCTTGCCGTCGCCAGGCTTCGAGCCTTCCTTCGCGTCCACGATCCCGTAAGTCTTCTCGCTCCGATAGATGATGCGGCTCCCGTCGGGGGAGAGGTCGTAGCTCTCCACCGGATCGAGGATCGTCTGCTCCTTCCGCTTGTCGAGGTCGTACATCACGAGGCGCGGCCTCGC
The genomic region above belongs to Terriglobia bacterium and contains:
- a CDS encoding tetratricopeptide repeat protein, coding for MRVLAAAALLAAASIVVYLPALDGSFVSDDRQNVERNDRLRTAGGLGETWVELRGPQGIYYPLTYTSYWIEHHLWGSEPRGYHAVNIVLHALNALLLWRVLRGLGIGGAWFASAAFALHPVQVESVAWITERRNVLSTLFLLAALWAYFRSRPVEGETPSRATGRIWYALTLVAFSAALLSKTVTLVLPPAVLLLVGWKRGRLTGRDMASVTPLFALGLAAGVVTWVAERGLVRGVGVAWLHRDLAERLALAGRLVGFYAGKVAWPAKLAFVYPRSEIDPHRWASWLPLLAVVAVLAALVAARRRIGRAPLAAALWFFLTLLPVLGLVDYFYLIYSDAADRFLYLPSLGPIVWVAAAATALASSRGARGRRLGLVLGLASLAALGACTLKRSAAFATPESLYADAVAKYPGSWGAQLSLGSILVGKGRSAEAIPHLEASRSLQPTVPGASAYLAVAYAQVGRVQDALAMFDDALRLYPGDLFARANLGLTLVRLGRDEEAAAALRRVLEADPTYTGTRQTLLTVLLRLVAARGSAGQAGEAVAFAREARDLAESPDLRVRLDAFIRNGGTVPP